The genomic stretch ACGACAATGAAATGAACCGTCTCGCGCTGGCCCACTACGTGGGCATCACCGCGGGCCTGACCCTGGCCGGCTCCTTTCCCGACGGTGTAAGCTGCCTCAACTACTTCCGCGCCGGCGGCCAAGCCGACCTGCTTTTTCTCGATATCGCCATGCCCGAGCTCACGGGCCTTGAGCTGGTGCGGCTGCTGCCGCAGCCCGCGCCCGAAGTGGTGCTCGTGACGACGCATCGCGACTACGCCCTTGATGCCTTCGAGCTGCACGTGGCCGGCTACCTGGTCAAGCCCCTTGACTACGCCCGCTTCAGCCAGACCGTGGACCGCCTACGTACCCGCCACGAGGCGAGGCGGCCGGCCCCGGCGCCCGCCTCGCCCCGTGGCGGGTACGCCGAGCTGTTTGGGGAAGGCAACGCCCTGTTTCTGAAAATCAACAAAAGCCTCACCCGCATCAACTTCGATGAGGTGCTCTACTTGGAGGCCCTTTCCACCTACTCGGTGCTGGTCACGCTCAAGCAGAAGCACATCGTGTATGCCACGCTCAAAACCTTTG from Hymenobacter canadensis encodes the following:
- a CDS encoding LytR/AlgR family response regulator transcription factor, producing the protein MSSLSPAASALRPLTCVVADDNEMNRLALAHYVGITAGLTLAGSFPDGVSCLNYFRAGGQADLLFLDIAMPELTGLELVRLLPQPAPEVVLVTTHRDYALDAFELHVAGYLVKPLDYARFSQTVDRLRTRHEARRPAPAPASPRGGYAELFGEGNALFLKINKSLTRINFDEVLYLEALSTYSVLVTLKQKHIVYATLKTFEERLPFAHFVRVHRSYMVNTRYITSVEDNHLQLPGGHEVPVAKSYQDDFYRRLRGL